Proteins encoded within one genomic window of Chthonomonas sp.:
- a CDS encoding 5'-nucleotidase C-terminal domain-containing protein has protein sequence MTGTILLLSVAASAGPDTEGIAAAQSAADAIREAAGADAAFLTAEMLRTKFDPDNLATLMKFPTEEIAVVNLTGAQIRQALERSVSLYPTPSDSFLQVSNLEITFRPKAEPDARIASVTLSGNRMEDGRTYTVAMPVTLARGSQGYFKVWDKERIKTVLSGVTLEKVLADRPAKNMASRWRTAS, from the coding sequence TTGACCGGTACAATTCTCCTTCTTTCGGTTGCCGCTTCGGCTGGCCCTGACACCGAAGGGATTGCCGCTGCGCAATCTGCGGCGGATGCCATTCGCGAAGCCGCAGGAGCAGACGCTGCGTTCTTGACCGCCGAGATGCTCCGAACTAAGTTCGACCCGGACAACCTCGCGACGCTCATGAAGTTTCCAACGGAAGAGATCGCGGTGGTCAACTTGACGGGCGCACAAATCCGGCAGGCTTTGGAGCGTAGCGTATCACTCTATCCGACCCCCAGCGACAGCTTTCTTCAGGTCTCAAATCTGGAGATCACGTTCCGTCCAAAGGCAGAGCCCGACGCGCGGATTGCCTCGGTCACGCTCAGCGGGAACCGGATGGAGGATGGTCGCACTTACACTGTCGCCATGCCCGTGACGCTCGCGCGCGGCAGCCAAGGCTACTTCAAGGTCTGGGATAAGGAACGAATCAAAACCGTACTCAGTGGCGTGACGCTTGAAAAGGTGCTCGCCGACCGCCCGGCGAAGAATATGGCCTCTCGCTGGCGAACCGCTTCGTAA